One part of the Symphalangus syndactylus isolate Jambi chromosome 1, NHGRI_mSymSyn1-v2.1_pri, whole genome shotgun sequence genome encodes these proteins:
- the USP19 gene encoding ubiquitin carboxyl-terminal hydrolase 19 isoform X14 yields MAPLQIGGVAWSQAMTSLTWCPLSEASICVGLLWLSVPCWRIWPQRVAKIAGPGRKRRSPDPDAVADPGALWLSTKRLKMSGGASATGPRRGPPGLEDATSKKKQKDRANQESKDGDPRKETGSRYVAQAGLELLASGDPSASASRAAGITGSRHHTRLFFPSSSGSASTPREEQTKEELLLDWRQSAEEVIVKLRVGVGPLQLEDVDAAFTDTDCVVRFAGGQQWGGVFYAEIKSSCAKVQTRKGSLLHLTLPKKVPMLTWPSLLKKPLGTQELVPGLQCQENGQELSPIALEPGPEPHRAKQEARNQKRAQGRGEVGSGAGPGAQAGPSAKRAVHLCRGPEGEGSRDDPGPRGDAPPFVADPATQVEADEQLCIPPLNPQACLLGSEENLAPLAGEKAVPPGNDPVSPAMVRCRNPGKDDCAKEEMAVAADGATLVDGKEPESMVNLAFVKNDSYEKGPDSVVVHVYVKEICRDTSRVLFREQDFTLIFQTRDGNFLRLHPGCGPHTIFRWQVKLRNLIEPEQCTFCFTASRIDICLRKRQSQRWGGLEAPAARVGGAKVAVPTGPTPLDSTPPGGAPHPLTGQEEARAVEKDKSKARSEDTGLDNVAARTPMEHVTPKPETHLASPKPTCMVPPMPHSPVSGDSVEEEEEEEKKVCLPGFTGLVNLGNTCFMNSVIQSLSNTRELRDFFHDRSFEAEINYNNPLGTGGRLAIGFAVLLRALWKGTHHAFQPSKLKAIVASKASQFTGYAQHDAQEFMAFLLDGLHEDLNRIQNKPYTETVDSDGRPDEVVAEEAWQRHKMRNDSFIVDLFQGQYKSKLVCPVCAKVSITFDPFLYLPVPLPQKQKVLPVFYFAREPHSKPIKFLVSVSKENSTASEVLDSLSQSVHVKPENLRLAEVIKNRFHRVFLPSHSLDTVSPSDMLLCFELLSSELAKERVVVLEVQQRPQVPSVPISKCAACQRKQQSEDEKLKRCTRCYRVGYCNQLCQKTHWPDHKGLCRPENIGYPFLVSVPASRLTYARLAQLLEGYARYSVSVFQPPFQPGRMALESQSPGCTTLLSTGSLEVGDSERDPIQPPELQLVTPMAEGDTGLPRVWAAPDRGPVPSTSGISSEMLASGPIEVGSLSAGERVSRPEAAVPGYQHPSEAMNAHTPQFFIYKIDSSSREQRLEDKGDTPLELGDDCSLALVWRNNERLQEFVLVASKELECAEDPGSAGEAARAGHFTLDQCLNLFTRPEVLAPEEAWYCPQCKQHREASKQLLLWRLPNVLIVQLKRFSFRSFIWRDKINDLVEFPVRNLDLSKFCIGQKEEQLPSYDLYAVINHYGGMIGGHYTACARLPNDRSSQRSDVGWRLFDDSTVTTVDESQVVTRYAYVLFYRRRNSPVERPPRAGHSEHHRDLGPAAEAAASQGLGPGQAPEVAPTRTAPERFAPSVDRPAPTYSNMEEVD; encoded by the exons ATGGCTCCTCTCCAGATTGGTGGAGTAGCCTGGTCCCAGGCCATGACTTCCTTGACCTGGTGCCCCCTCAGTGAGGCTTCCATCTGTGTGGGACTGTTATG GCTCTCAGTTCCTTGCTGGAGAATTTGGCCACAAAGAGTTGCCAAGATAGCTGGGCCAGGAAGAAAGCGCCGCAGCCCTGACCCAGACGCTGTTGCCGACCCCGGGGCACTCTGGCTGTCGACCAAGCGCCTCAAGATGTCTGGTGGGGCCAGTGCCACAGGCCCAAGGAGAGGGCCCCCAGGACTGGAGGACGCCACTAGTAAGAAGAAGCAGAAGGATCGAGCAAACCAGGAGAGCAAGGATGGAGATCCTAGGAAAG agacagggtctcgatatgttgcccaggctggtcttgaacttctggcgtcaggtgatccttctgcctcagcctcccgtgcagctgggatcacaggctcacgccaccacacccggctattctTTCCTTCATCGTCAGGGTCAGCATCCACTCCTCGAGAGGAGCAGACCAAAGAGG AGTTGCTGCTCGATTGGAGGCAGAGTGCAGAAGAGGTGATTGTCAAGCTTCGTGTGGGAGTAGGTCCCCTGCAGCTGGAGGATGTAGATGCTGCTTTCACAGATACGGACTGTGTGGTACGGTTTGCAG GTGGTCAGCAGTGGGGTGGTGTCTTCTATGCTGAGATAAAAAGCTCTTGTGCTAAAGTGCAAACCCGCAAGGGCAGTCTCCTGCACCTGACACTGCCCAAAAAGGTGCCTATGCTCACGTGGCCCTCCCTCCTG AAGAAACCTCTAGGGACCCAGGAGCTGGTGCCGGGGCTGCAGTGCCAGGAGAATGGGCAGGAACTGTCTCCCATTGCCCTGGAGCCAGGCCCTGAGCCCCACCGGGCTAAGCAGGAGGCCCGGAACCAGAAGCGGGCCCAGGGCCGTGGTGAGGTAGGCTCAGGGGCTGGCCCCGGGGCCCAGGCAGGGCCCAGCGCCAAGAGGGCTGTGCATCTCTGCAGAGGGCCAGAGGGGGAAGGGTCCAGGGATGACCCTGGACCCCGGGGTGATGCCCCACCCTTCGTGGCTGACCCAGCCACCCAG GTTGAGGCTGATGAACAGCTTTGCATACCACCGCTGAACCCCCAAgcctgccttctgggctcagagGAGAATTTAGCCCCTTTGGCAGGAGAGAAAGCAGTGCCTCCCGGGAATGACCCAGTCTCTCCAGCCATGGTCCGGTGCAGAAACCCTGGGAAAGATGACTGTGCCAAGGAGGAGATGGCAGTGGCAGCAGATGGTGCAACCTTGGTGGATGGTaaag AGCCTGAGTCGATGGTGAACCTGGCATTTGTCAAGAATGACTCGTATGAGAAGGGCCCGGATTCAGTGGTGGTGCACGTGTACGTGAAGGAGATCTGCAGGGACACCTCAAGAGTACTTTTCCGTGAGCAGGACTTCACGCTCATCTTCCAGACCAG GGATGGAAACTTCCTGAGGCTGCACCCGGGCTGTGGGCCCCACACCATCTTCCGTTGGCAGGTGAAGCTCAG GAATCTGATTGAGCCAGAGCAGTGCACCTTCTGTTTCACGGCTTCTCGCATCGACATCTGCCTTCGTAAGAGGCAGAGTCAGCGCTGGGGGGGCCTGGAGGCCCCGGCTGCACGAG TGGGTGGTGCAAAGGTTGCCGTGCCGACAGGTCCAACCCCTCTGGATTCAACCCCACCAGGAGgtgctccccaccccctgacaggccagGAGGAGGCCCGGGCTGTGGAGAAGGATAAATCCAAGGCACGATCTGAGGACACAGGGCTAGACAATGTGGCAGCGCGCACACCCATGGAGCATGTAACCCCAAAGCCAGAGACACATCTGGCCTCG CCCAAGCCTACATGCATGGTGCCTCCCATGCCCCACAGCCCAGTTAGTGGAGACAgcgtggaggaggaggaagaggaagagaagaaggtgtGTCTGCCAGGCTTCACTGGCCTTGTCAATTTAGGCAACACCTGCTTCATGAACAGCGTCATTCAGTCTCTGTCCAACACTCGGGAACTCCGGGACTTCTTCCATG ACCGCTCCTTTGAGGCTGAGATCAACTACAACAACCCACTAGGGACTGGTGGGCGTCTGGCCATTGGCTTTGCAGTGCTGCTTCGGGCGCTGTGGAAGGGCACCCACCATGCCTTCCAGCCTTCCAAGTTGAAG GCCATTGTGGCGAGTAAGGCCAGCCAGTTCACAGGCTATGCACAGCATGATGCCCAGGAGTTCATGGCTTTCCTGCTGGATGGGCTGCACGAGGACCTGAATCGCATTCAGAACAAGCCCTACACAGAGACCGTGGATTCAGATGGGCGGCCCGATGAG GTGGTAGCTGAGGAAGCATGGCAGCGGCACAAGATGAGGAATGACTCTTTCATCGTGGACCTATTTCAGGGGCAGTACAAGTCAAAGCTGGTGTGCCCTGTGTGTGCCAAG GTCTCCATCACTTTTGACCCGTTTCTTTATCTGCCGGTGCCCTTGCCACAAAAGCAAAAGGTTCTCCCTGTCTTTTATTTTGCCCGAGAGCCCCACAGCAAGCCCATCAAG TTCCTGGTGAGCGTCAGCAAGGAGAACTCCACTGCAAGCGAAGTATTGGACTCCCTCTCTCAGAGCGTTCATGTGAAGCCTGAGAACCTGCGTTTGGCGGAG GTAATTAAGAATCGTTTCCATCGTGTGTTCCTACCCTCCCACTCACTGGACACTGTGTCCCCATCTGATATGCTCCTCTGCTTTGAGCTCCTATCCTCAGAGTTGGCTAAGGAGCGGGTAGTGGTGCTAGAGGTGCAACAG CGCCCCCAGGTGCCCAGCGTCCCCATCTCCAAGTGTGCAGCCTGCCAGCGGAAGCAACAGTCGGAGGATGAAAAGCTGAAGCGCTGTACCCGGTGCTACCGTGTGGGCTACTGCAACCA GCTCTGCCAGAAAACCCACTGGCCTGACCACAAGGGCCTCTGCCGACCTGAGAACATTGGCTACCCCTTCCTCGTCAGTGTACCTGCCTCACGCCTCACTTATGCCCGCCTTGCTCAGTTGCTAGAGGGCTATGCCCG GTACTCTGTGAGTGTATTCCAGCCACCCTTTCAGCCTGGCCGCATGGCCTTGGAGTCTCAGAGCCCTGGCTGCACCACACTGCTCTCCACTGGCTCCCTGGAGGTTGGGGACAGCGAGAGGGACCCCATTCAGCCACCTGAGCTCCAGCTCGTGACCCCTATGGCTGAGGGGGACACAGGGCTTCCCCGGGTGTGGGCAGCCCCTGACCGGGGTCCTGTGCCCAGCACCAGTGGAATTTCTTCTGAGATGCTGGCCAGTGGGCCCATTGAGGTTGGCTCCTTGTCTGCTGGTGAGAGGGTGTCCCGACCCGAAG CTGCTGTGCCTGGGTACCAGCATCCAAGTGAAGCTATGAATGCCCACACACCCcagttcttcatctataaaattgacTCATCCAGCCGAGAGCAGCGGCTAGAGGACAAAG GAGACACCCCACTGGAGCTGGGTGACGACTGTAGCCTGGCTCTCGTCTGGCGGAACAACGAGCGCTTGCAGGAGTTTGTGTTGGTAGCCTCCAAGGAGCTGGAATGTGCTGAGGATCCAGGCTCTGCCGGTGAGGCTGCCCGGGCCGGCCACTTCACCCTGGACCAGTGCCTCAACCTCTTCACACGGCCTGAGGTGCTGGCACCCGAGGAGGCCTG GTACTGCCCACAGTGCAAACAGCACCGTGAGGCCTCCAAGCAGCTGTTGCTATGGCGCCTGCCAAATGTTCTCATCGTGCAGCTCAAGCGCTTCTCCTTTCGTAGTTTTATCTGGCGTGATAAGATCAATGACTTGGTGGAGTTCCCTGTTAG GAACCTGGACCTGAGCAAGTTCTGCATTGGTCAGAAAGAGGAGCAGCTGCCCAGCTACGATCTATATGCTGTCATCAACCACTATGGAGGCATGATTGGTGGCCACTACACTGCCTGTGCACGCCTGCCCAATGATCGTAGCAGTCAGCGCAGTGACGTGG GCTGGCGCTTGTTTGATGACAGCACAGTGACAACGGTAGACGAGAGCCAGGTTGTGACGCGTTATGCCTATGTACTCTTCTACCGCCGGCGGAACTCTCCTGTGGAGAGGCCCCCCAGGGCAGGTCACTCTGAGCACCACCGAGACCTAGGCCCTGCAGCTGAGGCTGCTGCCAGCCAG
- the USP19 gene encoding ubiquitin carboxyl-terminal hydrolase 19 isoform X13: protein MAPLQIGGVAWSQAMTSLTWCPLSEASICVGLLWLSVPCWRIWPQRVAKIAGPGRKRRSPDPDAVADPGALWLSTKRLKMSGGASATGPRRGPPGLEDATSKKKQKDRANQESKDGDPRKETGSRYVAQAGLELLASGDPSASASRAAGITGSRHHTRLFFPSSSGSASTPREEQTKEELLLDWRQSAEEVIVKLRVGVGPLQLEDVDAAFTDTDCVVRFAGGQQWGGVFYAEIKSSCAKVQTRKGSLLHLTLPKKVPMLTWPSLLKKPLGTQELVPGLQCQENGQELSPIALEPGPEPHRAKQEARNQKRAQGRGEVGSGAGPGAQAGPSAKRAVHLCRGPEGEGSRDDPGPRGDAPPFVADPATQVEADEQLCIPPLNPQACLLGSEENLAPLAGEKAVPPGNDPVSPAMVRCRNPGKDDCAKEEMAVAADGATLVDEPESMVNLAFVKNDSYEKGPDSVVVHVYVKEICRDTSRVLFREQDFTLIFQTRDGNFLRLHPGCGPHTIFRWQVKLRNLIEPEQCTFCFTASRIDICLRKRQSQRWGGLEAPAARGAVGGAKVAVPTGPTPLDSTPPGGAPHPLTGQEEARAVEKDKSKARSEDTGLDNVAARTPMEHVTPKPETHLASPKPTCMVPPMPHSPVSGDSVEEEEEEEKKVCLPGFTGLVNLGNTCFMNSVIQSLSNTRELRDFFHDRSFEAEINYNNPLGTGGRLAIGFAVLLRALWKGTHHAFQPSKLKAIVASKASQFTGYAQHDAQEFMAFLLDGLHEDLNRIQNKPYTETVDSDGRPDEVVAEEAWQRHKMRNDSFIVDLFQGQYKSKLVCPVCAKVSITFDPFLYLPVPLPQKQKVLPVFYFAREPHSKPIKFLVSVSKENSTASEVLDSLSQSVHVKPENLRLAEVIKNRFHRVFLPSHSLDTVSPSDMLLCFELLSSELAKERVVVLEVQQRPQVPSVPISKCAACQRKQQSEDEKLKRCTRCYRVGYCNQLCQKTHWPDHKGLCRPENIGYPFLVSVPASRLTYARLAQLLEGYARYSVSVFQPPFQPGRMALESQSPGCTTLLSTGSLEVGDSERDPIQPPELQLVTPMAEGDTGLPRVWAAPDRGPVPSTSGISSEMLASGPIEVGSLSAGERVSRPEAAVPGYQHPSEAMNAHTPQFFIYKIDSSSREQRLEDKGDTPLELGDDCSLALVWRNNERLQEFVLVASKELECAEDPGSAGEAARAGHFTLDQCLNLFTRPEVLAPEEAWYCPQCKQHREASKQLLLWRLPNVLIVQLKRFSFRSFIWRDKINDLVEFPVRNLDLSKFCIGQKEEQLPSYDLYAVINHYGGMIGGHYTACARLPNDRSSQRSDVGWRLFDDSTVTTVDESQVVTRYAYVLFYRRRNSPVERPPRAGHSEHHRDLGPAAEAAASQGLGPGQAPEVAPTRTAPERFAPSVDRPAPTYSNMEEVD, encoded by the exons ATGGCTCCTCTCCAGATTGGTGGAGTAGCCTGGTCCCAGGCCATGACTTCCTTGACCTGGTGCCCCCTCAGTGAGGCTTCCATCTGTGTGGGACTGTTATG GCTCTCAGTTCCTTGCTGGAGAATTTGGCCACAAAGAGTTGCCAAGATAGCTGGGCCAGGAAGAAAGCGCCGCAGCCCTGACCCAGACGCTGTTGCCGACCCCGGGGCACTCTGGCTGTCGACCAAGCGCCTCAAGATGTCTGGTGGGGCCAGTGCCACAGGCCCAAGGAGAGGGCCCCCAGGACTGGAGGACGCCACTAGTAAGAAGAAGCAGAAGGATCGAGCAAACCAGGAGAGCAAGGATGGAGATCCTAGGAAAG agacagggtctcgatatgttgcccaggctggtcttgaacttctggcgtcaggtgatccttctgcctcagcctcccgtgcagctgggatcacaggctcacgccaccacacccggctattctTTCCTTCATCGTCAGGGTCAGCATCCACTCCTCGAGAGGAGCAGACCAAAGAGG AGTTGCTGCTCGATTGGAGGCAGAGTGCAGAAGAGGTGATTGTCAAGCTTCGTGTGGGAGTAGGTCCCCTGCAGCTGGAGGATGTAGATGCTGCTTTCACAGATACGGACTGTGTGGTACGGTTTGCAG GTGGTCAGCAGTGGGGTGGTGTCTTCTATGCTGAGATAAAAAGCTCTTGTGCTAAAGTGCAAACCCGCAAGGGCAGTCTCCTGCACCTGACACTGCCCAAAAAGGTGCCTATGCTCACGTGGCCCTCCCTCCTG AAGAAACCTCTAGGGACCCAGGAGCTGGTGCCGGGGCTGCAGTGCCAGGAGAATGGGCAGGAACTGTCTCCCATTGCCCTGGAGCCAGGCCCTGAGCCCCACCGGGCTAAGCAGGAGGCCCGGAACCAGAAGCGGGCCCAGGGCCGTGGTGAGGTAGGCTCAGGGGCTGGCCCCGGGGCCCAGGCAGGGCCCAGCGCCAAGAGGGCTGTGCATCTCTGCAGAGGGCCAGAGGGGGAAGGGTCCAGGGATGACCCTGGACCCCGGGGTGATGCCCCACCCTTCGTGGCTGACCCAGCCACCCAG GTTGAGGCTGATGAACAGCTTTGCATACCACCGCTGAACCCCCAAgcctgccttctgggctcagagGAGAATTTAGCCCCTTTGGCAGGAGAGAAAGCAGTGCCTCCCGGGAATGACCCAGTCTCTCCAGCCATGGTCCGGTGCAGAAACCCTGGGAAAGATGACTGTGCCAAGGAGGAGATGGCAGTGGCAGCAGATGGTGCAACCTTGGTGGATG AGCCTGAGTCGATGGTGAACCTGGCATTTGTCAAGAATGACTCGTATGAGAAGGGCCCGGATTCAGTGGTGGTGCACGTGTACGTGAAGGAGATCTGCAGGGACACCTCAAGAGTACTTTTCCGTGAGCAGGACTTCACGCTCATCTTCCAGACCAG GGATGGAAACTTCCTGAGGCTGCACCCGGGCTGTGGGCCCCACACCATCTTCCGTTGGCAGGTGAAGCTCAG GAATCTGATTGAGCCAGAGCAGTGCACCTTCTGTTTCACGGCTTCTCGCATCGACATCTGCCTTCGTAAGAGGCAGAGTCAGCGCTGGGGGGGCCTGGAGGCCCCGGCTGCACGAG GTGCAGTGGGTGGTGCAAAGGTTGCCGTGCCGACAGGTCCAACCCCTCTGGATTCAACCCCACCAGGAGgtgctccccaccccctgacaggccagGAGGAGGCCCGGGCTGTGGAGAAGGATAAATCCAAGGCACGATCTGAGGACACAGGGCTAGACAATGTGGCAGCGCGCACACCCATGGAGCATGTAACCCCAAAGCCAGAGACACATCTGGCCTCG CCCAAGCCTACATGCATGGTGCCTCCCATGCCCCACAGCCCAGTTAGTGGAGACAgcgtggaggaggaggaagaggaagagaagaaggtgtGTCTGCCAGGCTTCACTGGCCTTGTCAATTTAGGCAACACCTGCTTCATGAACAGCGTCATTCAGTCTCTGTCCAACACTCGGGAACTCCGGGACTTCTTCCATG ACCGCTCCTTTGAGGCTGAGATCAACTACAACAACCCACTAGGGACTGGTGGGCGTCTGGCCATTGGCTTTGCAGTGCTGCTTCGGGCGCTGTGGAAGGGCACCCACCATGCCTTCCAGCCTTCCAAGTTGAAG GCCATTGTGGCGAGTAAGGCCAGCCAGTTCACAGGCTATGCACAGCATGATGCCCAGGAGTTCATGGCTTTCCTGCTGGATGGGCTGCACGAGGACCTGAATCGCATTCAGAACAAGCCCTACACAGAGACCGTGGATTCAGATGGGCGGCCCGATGAG GTGGTAGCTGAGGAAGCATGGCAGCGGCACAAGATGAGGAATGACTCTTTCATCGTGGACCTATTTCAGGGGCAGTACAAGTCAAAGCTGGTGTGCCCTGTGTGTGCCAAG GTCTCCATCACTTTTGACCCGTTTCTTTATCTGCCGGTGCCCTTGCCACAAAAGCAAAAGGTTCTCCCTGTCTTTTATTTTGCCCGAGAGCCCCACAGCAAGCCCATCAAG TTCCTGGTGAGCGTCAGCAAGGAGAACTCCACTGCAAGCGAAGTATTGGACTCCCTCTCTCAGAGCGTTCATGTGAAGCCTGAGAACCTGCGTTTGGCGGAG GTAATTAAGAATCGTTTCCATCGTGTGTTCCTACCCTCCCACTCACTGGACACTGTGTCCCCATCTGATATGCTCCTCTGCTTTGAGCTCCTATCCTCAGAGTTGGCTAAGGAGCGGGTAGTGGTGCTAGAGGTGCAACAG CGCCCCCAGGTGCCCAGCGTCCCCATCTCCAAGTGTGCAGCCTGCCAGCGGAAGCAACAGTCGGAGGATGAAAAGCTGAAGCGCTGTACCCGGTGCTACCGTGTGGGCTACTGCAACCA GCTCTGCCAGAAAACCCACTGGCCTGACCACAAGGGCCTCTGCCGACCTGAGAACATTGGCTACCCCTTCCTCGTCAGTGTACCTGCCTCACGCCTCACTTATGCCCGCCTTGCTCAGTTGCTAGAGGGCTATGCCCG GTACTCTGTGAGTGTATTCCAGCCACCCTTTCAGCCTGGCCGCATGGCCTTGGAGTCTCAGAGCCCTGGCTGCACCACACTGCTCTCCACTGGCTCCCTGGAGGTTGGGGACAGCGAGAGGGACCCCATTCAGCCACCTGAGCTCCAGCTCGTGACCCCTATGGCTGAGGGGGACACAGGGCTTCCCCGGGTGTGGGCAGCCCCTGACCGGGGTCCTGTGCCCAGCACCAGTGGAATTTCTTCTGAGATGCTGGCCAGTGGGCCCATTGAGGTTGGCTCCTTGTCTGCTGGTGAGAGGGTGTCCCGACCCGAAG CTGCTGTGCCTGGGTACCAGCATCCAAGTGAAGCTATGAATGCCCACACACCCcagttcttcatctataaaattgacTCATCCAGCCGAGAGCAGCGGCTAGAGGACAAAG GAGACACCCCACTGGAGCTGGGTGACGACTGTAGCCTGGCTCTCGTCTGGCGGAACAACGAGCGCTTGCAGGAGTTTGTGTTGGTAGCCTCCAAGGAGCTGGAATGTGCTGAGGATCCAGGCTCTGCCGGTGAGGCTGCCCGGGCCGGCCACTTCACCCTGGACCAGTGCCTCAACCTCTTCACACGGCCTGAGGTGCTGGCACCCGAGGAGGCCTG GTACTGCCCACAGTGCAAACAGCACCGTGAGGCCTCCAAGCAGCTGTTGCTATGGCGCCTGCCAAATGTTCTCATCGTGCAGCTCAAGCGCTTCTCCTTTCGTAGTTTTATCTGGCGTGATAAGATCAATGACTTGGTGGAGTTCCCTGTTAG GAACCTGGACCTGAGCAAGTTCTGCATTGGTCAGAAAGAGGAGCAGCTGCCCAGCTACGATCTATATGCTGTCATCAACCACTATGGAGGCATGATTGGTGGCCACTACACTGCCTGTGCACGCCTGCCCAATGATCGTAGCAGTCAGCGCAGTGACGTGG GCTGGCGCTTGTTTGATGACAGCACAGTGACAACGGTAGACGAGAGCCAGGTTGTGACGCGTTATGCCTATGTACTCTTCTACCGCCGGCGGAACTCTCCTGTGGAGAGGCCCCCCAGGGCAGGTCACTCTGAGCACCACCGAGACCTAGGCCCTGCAGCTGAGGCTGCTGCCAGCCAG